Proteins encoded in a region of the Apostichopus japonicus isolate 1M-3 chromosome 19, ASM3797524v1, whole genome shotgun sequence genome:
- the LOC139959545 gene encoding coiled-coil domain-containing protein 166-like, translated as MPPKAKKKKKGKKKGDDSDPAEPTEKEILLKKELETLTEELNGVKRRVEELRKENEWLQEETQRTKVESHEYMSYMSKKAHKRQSTIITLSDQNQQEIRNIQKQKEEMLEDFEKKKQGLRDTLMSRETELAKVKKELDELQEFKVLREQQIATIEQLEGEELELRAQHTETIQKLKSQFLTEKREFQRDSQARIQEVAKEANKEAMKCLQEHTTKIKLENRRLRKELLQLIHSSRHLQEHRAELEKQKKELLREQEYASDLKKIQSTRQHKVLKSLGLLEEQQAEGAAN; from the exons ATGCCACCAAAAgccaagaaaaagaagaagggaaaGAAGAAGGGTGATGACTCAGACCCAGCAGAACCAACCGAGAAGGAAATTTTATTGAAGAAAGA ACTGGAAACTCTGACAGAAGAATTGAATGGTGTGAAGAGACGTGTAGAAGAACT TCGCAAGGAAAATGAATGGCTCCAAGAAGAAACTCAACGGACAAAAGTTGAGAGT CATGAGTACATGTCCTATATGTCCAAGAAGGCTCACAAGAGGCAGTCCACCATAATCACTCTCAGTGACCAGAACCAGCAAGAAATCAGGAAtatccaaaaacaaaaagaggaaATGCTAGAAGACTTTGAGAAGAAGAAACAGG GTCTACGAGATACGTTGATGAGCCGAGAAACAGAATTGGCCAAAGTTAAGAAGGAGCTAGATGAGCTTCAAGAGTTCAAG GTGCTAAGAGAACAACAAATAGCTACCATTGAACAGCTGGAAGGTGAAGAGCTTGAACTAAGAGCACAGCACACAGAAACTATCCAGAAATTAAAGAGTCAATTTCTAACAGAAAAGAGAGAATTTCAAAGAGACTCACAGGCCAGGATCCAGGAGGTGGCCAAGGAAGCCAATAAG GAGGCAATGAAATGTCTACAGGAACACACAACGAAGATTAAACTTGAAAACAGAAGACTGCGCAAAGAATTGCTTCAGTTGATCCACAGCTCTCGCCATCTTCAGGAACACAGAGCAGAGTTAGAGAAGCAAAAGAAGGAACTTCTCCGAGAACAGGAGTACGCCAGCGACCTCAAGAAGATTCAGTCCACCAGACAACATAAGGTCCTCAAATCACTCGGTCTCTTGGAGGAACAACAAGCTGAGGGTGCAGCAAACTAG
- the LOC139959544 gene encoding uncharacterized protein — translation MAAPMEGETSESETEQCEETDVFSPQFDALRALYDSNLQLPCPEAEPFRDILSFLNHYNSITDLGQVGTSNVKKPPTINPDENATTSEQEQPKDATGRPNVRPSKSFTAKSGKQSGMLTSVSHAGPSGLQNQKTPGRRTQTVFNLMEDADGPLSLLRWCFEKKCKARVCTRTFKGLRSICIGYVVAFDKFYNLALSDVTEVYRKPPLGQTIYHQEVLTFSKILKQFSMPKKGNTETPKGKKSRNRKERKVRLEERLKSEGIFIENYHPPPEDRDEAHPETKTVQTISKIGDTNVEGVQGGQGGQENKGEPLKTGESREESQREIKTDAPKKSGKDLIKPEEFHRRYVRQLFVRGDNIVLISVKKR, via the exons ATGGCTGCGCCCATGGAAGGTGAAACCTCGGAATCAGAAACAGAACAGTGTGAAGAGACCGACGTATTTTCACCGCAATTTGATGCACTTAGGGCTCTTTACGACAGCAATTTACAGCTTCCATGCCCTGAAGCCGAACCTTTCCGAGACATCCTTTCATTTCTTAACCATTATAATAGCATTACAGATCTTGGTCAGGTCGGCACTTCCAACGTTAAGAAGCCTCCTACAATAAATCCTGATGAAAATGCGACGACATCCGAACAGGAACAACCTAAAGATGCCACAGgaaggcctaacgttagaccTTCTAAATCTTTCACAGCGAAGTCTGGAAAACAAAGTGGAATGCTCACTTCT GTATCCCATGCTGGTCCTAGTGGTTTGCAAAACCAGAAAACCCCAGGACGTAGGACACAGACTGTCTTCAATCTTATGGAAG atGCTGACGGCCCTCTTTCTTTGTTAAGGTGGTGTTTTGAGAAAAAATGTAAAGCCAGAGTTTGCACTCGAACCTTCAAAGGTCTCAGAAGTATCTGCATTGGATATGTGGTTGCCTTCGATAAATTTTATAATCTG GCCCTGTCTGACGTGACGGAAGTTTACAGAAAACCGCCATTGGGTCAAACCATCTACCATCAGGAGGTGTTGACATTTTCAAAG attttgaaacaattttcaatGCCCAAGAAAGGAAACACAGAGACACCTAAAGGTAAGAAGAGCAGAAACAGAAAAGAACGAAAGGTCAGACTGGAGGAGAGATTGAAGTCCGAGGGCATCTTCATAGAGAATTATCATCCTCCCCCAGAAGATAGAGACGAGGCCCATCCCGAGACGAAGACAGTTCAGACCATCTCCAAGATTGGAGACACGAATGTGGAGGGGGTACAGGGGGGTCAGGGGGGACAGGAGAATAAAGGAGAGCCGCTAAAAACTGGTGAGAGTAGAGAAGAAAGTCAAAGAGAGATTAAGACGGATGCCCCGAAGAAAAGTGgaaaagacttgatcaagcccGAGGAATTTCACAGAAGATACGTCCGTCAGTTATTCGTGAGAGGTGATAATATTGTACTGATATCCGTTAAGAAGAGATGA